One region of Rhodocaloribacter litoris genomic DNA includes:
- a CDS encoding nuclear transport factor 2 family protein, with amino-acid sequence MNHPFLPRTYTPALLCATLLLVPTPGRAQTAEAEVRQVIHQLFDGMRAGDSTMVRAVFDPTARLVTTFTDADGTPSLREGSVDRFVQAVGAPHDEVWDERIWDLDIKVDDNLAAAWMKYAFFAGERFSHCGVNVFVLARRPDGWKTVYLADTRRRGDACEMPPDR; translated from the coding sequence ATGAACCACCCGTTCCTTCCCCGCACGTACACACCGGCCCTGCTCTGCGCCACCCTCCTGCTCGTTCCCACGCCTGGCCGGGCCCAGACGGCCGAAGCCGAGGTGCGCCAGGTCATCCACCAGCTCTTCGACGGCATGCGGGCCGGCGACAGCACCATGGTCCGCGCCGTCTTCGACCCCACCGCCCGCCTGGTGACCACCTTCACCGATGCCGACGGCACCCCCTCCCTCCGCGAAGGCTCGGTCGACCGCTTCGTGCAGGCCGTCGGCGCACCCCACGACGAGGTATGGGACGAGCGCATCTGGGATCTGGACATCAAAGTGGACGACAACCTGGCCGCCGCCTGGATGAAATACGCCTTTTTCGCCGGCGAACGCTTCAGCCACTGCGGCGTTAACGTGTTCGTCCTGGCCCGTCGCCCCGACGGCTGGAAGACGGTCTACCTGGCCGACACCCGCCGCCGTGGGGACGCCTGCGAGATGCCTCCCGACCGGTAA
- the msrA gene encoding peptide-methionine (S)-S-oxide reductase MsrA: MAEPKRAIFASGCFWGTEYHFQRAPGVLSTRVGYTGGHKPNPTYRDVCSGTTGHAEAVEVYYDPEKTTYEALARLFFETHDPTQVNRQGPDVGEQYRSAIFYLDEEQKEVAERLIRILREKGYDVATEVTPASTFWPAESYHQKYYEATGKTPYCHVYTKRF; this comes from the coding sequence ATGGCCGAACCCAAACGCGCGATCTTCGCCTCGGGCTGCTTCTGGGGTACCGAATACCATTTCCAGCGTGCCCCCGGTGTCCTCTCCACCCGCGTCGGCTACACCGGAGGCCACAAGCCCAACCCGACCTACCGCGACGTCTGCTCCGGCACGACGGGCCATGCCGAGGCCGTCGAGGTGTACTACGACCCGGAAAAGACCACCTATGAGGCGCTGGCCCGGCTGTTCTTCGAAACGCACGACCCCACGCAGGTCAACCGCCAGGGCCCCGACGTCGGCGAACAATACCGCTCCGCCATCTTCTACCTGGACGAGGAGCAGAAGGAGGTGGCCGAGCGGCTCATCCGCATCCTCCGGGAGAAAGGCTACGACGTCGCCACCGAGGTCACCCCGGCCTCGACCTTCTGGCCGGCGGAATCCTACCACCAGAAGTACTACGAGGCCACGGGCAAAACCCCCTACTGCCACGTCTACACGAAACGTTTCTGA